Proteins from a genomic interval of Streptomyces sp. NBC_01445:
- a CDS encoding AfsR/SARP family transcriptional regulator: MDGRPPQRLRIEVLGPLRAWRGETPLDLGPAKRQAVLAALLLHHGAVVSHERLLDGVWGADPPATGHKVLASHVNPLRRALDAAGTRPAESVILSGKGWYRCAADSIRLDVADLAERGDEALRTKASGDLPSAADQLSAALALFQGEPLANLPGPFAQAERQRLLERRRTLRLARLECLVLLGRFADALDDLACLPESDRYDESLMALRMRALYSCERQAEALNAYEDLRVRLRDELGVDPGEELSRIHDAVLRQDNAFLLGPAAGPATAPDRSRLRPAVNQLPGDTGQLVGREGELALLTVSCAPDSVSVMAVDGPAGVGKTALVVRAAQHIRDRYPDGCLFVDLHAHSTARQKLSPQRVLRRLLRSIGADDREVPNDLDELMTHWRTATSSLRLLLVLDDALGTRQVRPLLPAGPGSSVIVASRQRLPALDADRRVTLDTLGPNDATRLIRHIVGPERTDQEPEATGELVRMCDGLPLALRIAGTRLQTRPAWTLAYLVERMTGDAHRLGELSAGDRSVEAAFRLSYEQLSPTQQQGFRTLGLAPTVEFDLRTPAAMLGWSPQDAELVLESLVDTSLLQQPRPGRYRMHDLVRVHARRLAETAAAETGAARRASLRLYLDAGRIASAWGPDAFPNGPEPAGAPFTHWRDATLWLDSAGAELVDVVGHAAAFGEADYACWIAEALTGHFLSRRRFHECQSALEIALTQADRATDRRMDLSLRNALGLTLMHRARFPEALTCLNQALALSREREDAREEARALVGLGAMAGLGTAGPSTERGRQGASWLASGLALAQQCDDHWLAAMASFALGLVHHAQGHHEEALACFRAAFVPSMILGHPRAINRALTSTLDLYLYLYLYRPGTRTLLRQVAGLIQETGDVPLHTLTLTRLGTAEHSAGNLGAAAAAYQHALAQHRTLAPRDDPDHGRNEMDIRCRLGGSYYAAGRITDAREQFRTALAIPGAARYPREHAQAVEGLSRCEALEQ, from the coding sequence GTGGACGGGAGACCGCCTCAGCGGCTTCGCATCGAGGTGCTCGGGCCGTTACGGGCCTGGCGGGGCGAGACACCCCTGGACCTGGGGCCGGCCAAACGGCAGGCGGTGCTTGCCGCGTTGTTGCTCCACCACGGGGCCGTGGTGAGTCACGAGCGGCTGCTCGACGGAGTGTGGGGGGCCGATCCTCCCGCAACCGGTCACAAGGTGCTGGCCAGTCACGTCAATCCGCTGCGCAGAGCACTCGACGCCGCAGGCACCCGGCCCGCCGAGTCGGTGATCCTCAGCGGCAAGGGCTGGTACCGCTGCGCGGCCGACTCCATCCGTCTCGATGTGGCGGACCTGGCCGAACGGGGCGACGAGGCGCTGCGTACGAAGGCATCGGGCGATCTGCCCAGCGCCGCGGACCAGCTGTCGGCAGCGCTCGCGCTGTTCCAGGGCGAGCCCTTGGCCAACCTGCCGGGACCGTTCGCGCAGGCCGAGCGGCAACGTCTGCTCGAGCGCCGGCGAACGCTGCGGCTGGCCCGGCTCGAATGTCTCGTTCTGCTCGGCCGGTTCGCCGATGCCCTGGACGACCTGGCCTGCCTGCCCGAGTCCGATCGGTACGACGAGTCGCTGATGGCGTTGCGGATGCGTGCCCTGTACAGCTGCGAGCGCCAAGCGGAGGCCCTGAACGCCTATGAGGACTTGCGTGTACGGCTGCGCGACGAGCTCGGCGTCGACCCCGGTGAGGAGCTCAGCCGGATCCACGACGCCGTGCTGCGACAGGACAACGCCTTTCTCCTGGGTCCCGCGGCGGGCCCGGCCACGGCGCCGGACCGGTCGCGGCTCCGCCCCGCCGTCAATCAGCTGCCGGGCGACACCGGGCAGCTCGTCGGGCGTGAGGGCGAACTGGCTCTCCTGACGGTGTCCTGCGCGCCCGACTCGGTCTCCGTCATGGCGGTGGACGGTCCGGCAGGGGTCGGCAAGACCGCGCTCGTCGTGCGCGCGGCCCAGCACATCCGCGACCGCTACCCGGACGGCTGCCTGTTCGTGGACCTGCACGCGCACAGCACGGCGCGTCAGAAACTGTCGCCGCAGCGAGTGCTGAGGCGATTGCTGCGCTCCATCGGTGCTGACGACCGTGAGGTGCCGAACGACCTCGACGAACTCATGACTCACTGGCGCACGGCAACCAGCTCCCTGCGGCTTCTTCTCGTGCTCGACGATGCTCTGGGCACGCGGCAGGTACGGCCGCTGCTTCCGGCCGGCCCGGGCAGCAGCGTGATCGTGGCCAGCCGGCAGCGACTGCCCGCACTGGATGCCGATCGGCGGGTCACCCTGGACACTCTGGGCCCCAACGACGCGACACGCCTGATCCGGCACATCGTCGGGCCGGAGCGCACCGACCAAGAGCCCGAGGCGACTGGGGAGTTGGTCCGGATGTGCGACGGGCTGCCGCTGGCACTGCGCATCGCCGGTACGCGACTGCAGACCCGCCCGGCCTGGACCCTGGCGTACCTCGTGGAACGCATGACGGGCGACGCCCACCGTCTGGGCGAACTGAGCGCCGGGGACCGCAGCGTGGAGGCGGCCTTCCGCCTGTCCTACGAGCAGCTCTCGCCCACACAGCAGCAGGGATTTCGCACCCTGGGCCTGGCACCGACGGTCGAGTTCGACCTGCGGACTCCAGCGGCCATGCTGGGCTGGTCGCCCCAGGACGCCGAGCTGGTCCTGGAGAGTCTGGTGGACACGAGTCTTCTGCAGCAGCCGCGTCCGGGCCGCTACCGGATGCACGACCTGGTGCGCGTCCACGCGCGGCGGCTGGCCGAAACCGCAGCCGCCGAAACCGGCGCCGCGCGCAGAGCCTCCCTCCGCCTCTACCTCGACGCCGGCCGGATCGCCAGCGCATGGGGGCCCGACGCTTTCCCCAATGGTCCGGAACCCGCTGGAGCTCCCTTCACGCACTGGAGGGACGCAACCCTCTGGCTGGACTCGGCCGGCGCGGAGCTCGTGGACGTCGTCGGTCACGCCGCGGCGTTCGGCGAAGCCGACTACGCATGCTGGATCGCCGAGGCCCTGACCGGCCACTTTCTCAGCCGGCGCCGGTTTCACGAGTGCCAGAGCGCCCTCGAGATCGCGCTCACGCAAGCGGACCGGGCCACCGACCGGCGTATGGACCTCTCGCTGCGCAACGCGCTCGGCCTCACCCTCATGCACCGGGCCCGTTTCCCGGAGGCGCTCACCTGCCTCAACCAGGCACTGGCACTCAGCCGTGAGCGCGAGGACGCCCGCGAGGAGGCCCGGGCCCTGGTCGGACTGGGGGCCATGGCCGGGCTGGGAACCGCCGGGCCGAGCACGGAGCGAGGCAGACAAGGAGCCTCCTGGCTCGCCTCGGGACTGGCACTGGCTCAGCAGTGTGACGATCACTGGCTCGCCGCGATGGCATCCTTCGCCCTCGGGCTCGTCCACCACGCCCAGGGGCACCATGAGGAAGCGCTGGCCTGCTTCCGCGCCGCGTTTGTCCCCAGCATGATCCTCGGCCACCCTCGCGCGATCAACAGGGCCCTCACGTCCACCCTCGACCTCTACCTCTACCTCTACCTCTACCGCCCCGGGACCCGGACCCTGCTCCGTCAGGTGGCCGGCCTCATTCAGGAAACCGGCGACGTCCCTCTGCACACGCTCACCCTGACCAGGCTGGGTACAGCAGAGCACAGCGCAGGAAACCTGGGCGCCGCCGCGGCCGCCTACCAACACGCTCTCGCGCAGCACCGGACTCTGGCACCACGAGACGATCCCGATCACGGCCGCAATGAGATGGACATCCGCTGCCGGCTGGGCGGCTCCTACTACGCGGCGGGCCGGATCACGGATGCGAGAGAGCAGTTCCGCACTGCACTCGCCATTCCCGGCGCGGCCAGGTATCCAAGAGAGCACGCGCAGGCGGTCGAAGGGCTCAGCCGCTGCGAAGCTCTCGAGCAGTGA